Proteins from a single region of Amycolatopsis sp. CA-230715:
- a CDS encoding ArsR/SmtB family transcription factor codes for MDEVFRALADPSRRLLLDSLNANSGQTLRELCAGMDMARQSVSKHLAVLAAANLVTTVWRGREKLHYVNAEPINAIAERWINQYDRKRVRALADLKQALEQKPLSDNDFVYTTYIDTTPEQLWRALTDPAFTRQYWGLEIESDWAEGSPMTWSDNGRTGDEEQVVLESKPYERLVYAWHTFTKEWADNAGVGEDVLAKLAAERRSTVSFDIEPQEGSVKLTVVHGNFDEGSTLRTMISQGWPALLASLKTLLETGKPLRS; via the coding sequence ATGGACGAGGTGTTCCGGGCGCTGGCCGACCCCAGCAGGCGCCTGCTGCTCGACAGCCTGAACGCGAACAGCGGGCAGACCCTGCGCGAGCTGTGCGCCGGTATGGACATGGCGCGCCAGTCCGTCAGCAAGCACCTCGCCGTGCTGGCCGCGGCCAACCTGGTGACCACGGTGTGGCGCGGCAGGGAAAAGCTGCACTACGTCAACGCCGAGCCGATCAACGCCATCGCCGAACGCTGGATCAACCAGTACGACCGCAAGCGGGTGCGCGCGCTCGCCGACCTGAAGCAAGCATTGGAGCAGAAACCCTTGAGCGACAACGACTTCGTCTATACCACCTACATCGACACCACCCCGGAGCAGCTGTGGCGGGCGCTCACCGACCCGGCCTTCACGCGCCAGTACTGGGGGCTCGAAATCGAATCCGACTGGGCGGAAGGCTCGCCCATGACCTGGTCGGACAACGGGCGGACCGGCGACGAGGAGCAGGTCGTGCTCGAGTCGAAGCCGTACGAACGACTCGTCTACGCCTGGCACACGTTCACGAAGGAATGGGCCGACAACGCGGGCGTGGGCGAGGACGTGCTCGCGAAGCTGGCCGCCGAGCGCCGCTCCACGGTCTCCTTCGACATCGAACCCCAGGAGGGTTCGGTGAAGCTCACGGTCGTGCACGGGAACTTCGACGAGGGCAGCACGCTGCGGACCATGATCTCGCAGGGCTGGCCCGCTCTGCTGGCCAGCCTCAAGACCCTGCTCGAAACCGGCAAGCCGCTGCGGTCCTGA
- a CDS encoding SRPBCC family protein — protein sequence MSTLELTEAPAVHTAMLIRRPPNEAFRAFADPAITTRFWFTKSSGELVAGARVRWDWEMYGAHADVTVLEIEEDRRIVFRWNETMTVELRFTPWEGGSTFVEVTETGATGTGDDLVQHVRDSTGGFTIALCALKALLEHGIELGAVRDRHPANIVAG from the coding sequence ATGTCCACTTTGGAGCTGACCGAGGCACCCGCCGTCCACACGGCGATGCTCATCCGCCGCCCGCCGAACGAGGCGTTCCGGGCCTTCGCCGATCCCGCGATCACCACCCGGTTCTGGTTCACCAAGAGCAGCGGCGAACTGGTGGCCGGCGCACGGGTGCGCTGGGACTGGGAAATGTACGGCGCGCACGCCGACGTGACGGTGCTCGAAATCGAGGAGGACCGCCGGATCGTCTTCCGCTGGAACGAGACCATGACGGTGGAACTGCGCTTCACACCCTGGGAAGGCGGTTCGACCTTCGTCGAGGTCACCGAAACCGGCGCCACCGGCACCGGCGACGATCTCGTGCAGCACGTCCGCGACTCGACGGGCGGCTTCACCATCGCACTGTGCGCGCTGAAAGCACTGCTCGAACACGGCATCGAACTGGGTGCCGTGCGGGACCGGCACCCGGCGAACATCGTCGCGGGCTGA
- a CDS encoding VOC family protein: MERVLGIGGYFLRAADPAALGAWYRECLGLDADGDGLWHQETGPTVFAAFESGTDYFGSRAQQVMLNFRVRDLDAMLAQLRAKGADVSDGTQDMAGVGRFGWVTDPEGNRVELWQPAGS, translated from the coding sequence ATGGAACGTGTGCTGGGAATCGGCGGGTACTTCCTGCGCGCCGCGGATCCGGCGGCACTCGGCGCCTGGTACCGCGAATGCCTCGGCCTCGACGCCGACGGCGACGGACTGTGGCACCAGGAAACCGGGCCGACCGTGTTCGCCGCGTTCGAGTCGGGAACCGACTACTTCGGGTCCCGCGCGCAGCAGGTCATGCTCAACTTCCGGGTCCGCGACCTGGACGCGATGCTCGCGCAGTTGCGCGCCAAGGGCGCGGACGTGTCCGACGGGACGCAGGACATGGCCGGGGTCGGCCGGTTCGGCTGGGTCACCGATCCCGAGGGCAATCGGGTCGAGTTGTGGCAGCCAGCCGGTAGCTGA
- a CDS encoding PadR family transcriptional regulator gives MRKKITNTLALAVLGLLHESAMHPYEIAATLRERGKGSSFKITTGSLYDTIGALVRHGWIEPQETVKDGKRPERTVYRHTELGHEEFVAWLDELVREPVAEYPKFVAAVSYLGALGAERAAAALTERAEHLVQRIEETEAALADTVGAGLVPRLFMIEAEYQLHALESELDWTRRTAEEIRDGSLAWPIVERTEEGWTWTEGEAP, from the coding sequence ATGCGAAAGAAGATCACCAACACGCTCGCGCTCGCCGTGCTGGGACTGCTGCACGAGAGCGCGATGCACCCCTACGAAATCGCTGCCACGCTGCGGGAACGCGGCAAGGGCAGCAGCTTCAAGATCACCACGGGCTCGCTCTACGACACGATCGGCGCGCTCGTCCGGCACGGGTGGATCGAGCCGCAGGAAACCGTGAAGGACGGCAAGCGCCCGGAGCGGACGGTCTACCGGCACACCGAGCTCGGGCACGAGGAGTTCGTCGCCTGGCTCGACGAGCTGGTGCGAGAACCGGTCGCCGAGTACCCGAAGTTCGTCGCCGCCGTGTCCTACCTCGGCGCGCTGGGTGCCGAGCGGGCCGCGGCGGCGTTGACCGAGCGAGCCGAGCACCTCGTCCAGCGCATCGAGGAAACCGAAGCCGCGCTGGCGGACACGGTCGGCGCGGGCCTGGTCCCCCGCCTGTTCATGATCGAGGCCGAGTACCAACTGCACGCCTTGGAGTCCGAATTGGACTGGACGCGCAGGACGGCGGAGGAGATCCGCGACGGCTCGCTGGCCTGGCCGATCGTCGAGCGCACCGAGGAAGGCTGGACCTGGACCGAGGGGGAAGCACCGTGA
- a CDS encoding dihydrofolate reductase family protein, whose translation MRKLAAGLFMSLDGVVESPGDWTGPYFTDEMAEGIAEGIKGADAVLMGTTTYRIFAEMWPAQGESNPMAAFLNRTPKYVVSSTLDTVDWENSVLVKGNLVDAVTELKECDGGDIRVPGSPRLVRSLLVAGLLDRLDLTVCPVVVGGGLRLFDDVVAGTELELLASTASATGAVGLSYRLAATTRPDCPRDR comes from the coding sequence ATGCGTAAGCTGGCAGCGGGCCTGTTCATGTCGCTCGACGGTGTCGTCGAGAGCCCGGGGGACTGGACCGGCCCGTACTTCACCGACGAGATGGCCGAGGGCATCGCCGAGGGGATCAAGGGCGCGGACGCGGTGCTGATGGGCACCACCACGTACCGGATCTTCGCCGAGATGTGGCCAGCCCAAGGGGAGAGCAACCCGATGGCGGCCTTTCTCAACCGCACGCCGAAGTACGTCGTGTCGAGCACACTGGACACAGTGGACTGGGAGAATTCGGTGCTGGTGAAGGGAAATCTCGTCGACGCGGTCACCGAGCTGAAGGAGTGCGACGGCGGGGACATCAGGGTGCCCGGCAGCCCGAGGCTCGTGCGCTCCCTGCTCGTCGCCGGGTTGCTCGACCGGCTCGACCTGACCGTGTGCCCGGTCGTGGTCGGCGGCGGGCTGAGGTTGTTCGACGACGTGGTGGCCGGAACCGAACTCGAACTCCTCGCCTCGACGGCGTCGGCGACCGGGGCGGTCGGCCTCAGCTACCGGCTGGCTGCCACAACTCGACCCGATTGCCCTCGGGATCGGTGA